The following is a genomic window from Liolophura sinensis isolate JHLJ2023 chromosome 10, CUHK_Ljap_v2, whole genome shotgun sequence.
AGACAATTATAGTTGCCACAATAAATATTAGACATGTGCATTAAAGTGTAgatccaatgaaataaacgatcTTGGAAATAGGCTGCAGTGAAAAATACTAGGGCACCCTAACTCACCGATAAACATTCGATGATAGAGCATCCACAGTACAGCATTGATGACAAACAGGAACAAAGCGCTGGACAAAGTGAATCGCTTCCTTAACATCCTCACAGAGTACACCTGACTTCAGCGTCGTCGGGAAATAGGTCCAAACTGCATTTATAGTCGACGTAAGCTGTATAACTTTTTCACATTTAGACTTTTCGTATCACCACTTGTACACTTTACGCATCTTTAGGCATGTCTCATGCATCAAAACACTTCCGTGCAGTCGATACCAGTCCTGTTCCACGCAGTTAGAATTCTCCTGTCACAGTCTATGTAGACTTGAAGAGAAGAgcaaaataacatgtacatgaaacggGTTATATATGATGTTTATGTCAATTATTTGGAGATATACGCAATATATTTGTCACATTGTGACCCTCACAGcatggtactcaagaatatttcacttatacgacggcgaccagcattatgatgggagaaaacggGCAGatcccggtgaaaacccacgaccaaccgcaggttgttgacaaaccttcccatgtacagccggagaggaagccagcctgagctgggcttgaactcacagcgaccgcattggtgagaggctccagggtaattacgctgcgcttacgcgctaaccaactgagccacggaggccccgtgtaCACGTATAAGGCCGTTCTCTCACCAGTAAGACTGCACgttcgaacccagctcttgCTGAATTGGCTAGTTTGTTTTGCAAGTATCAGGCAGTGAGATGTAGTTTACTTTGGTTATTCCAGTTTTCTACCCCATAGATCGTAAATGAGAACAGTTCCCGTGTATTTCGTTGAATACGAATCGAATAATTTAAATTGAACGTTAACcatatataaaatgaatatataaggTACCTTATGCATATGCAGTTGTTAACTTTGTAGCAACTGCTCAATGAATCCAGACAGgggcaaagaaaaacaaaagcctTGCAAACTactatatacgtgtatatatacacacattcatGCAGAGTTAACACCGGGTCTGTCCCGCGTTCAATATACGTATGTGTGTCCAcgtcaaaaatttgactgatTCTCACACTTCAAACAACGAGCACGTTAGAAAGGCTATACCTGAGACGTTTGTTGATAATCTACCAGCGTAAATCCAATTGAATTTTTCTCGCTATTTTAGTATAGCCCAGCTAATTACACAAACTGTGAGCTTCGTCATATATTGCAATAACTTAACTCAACTTTAGCATCTCTCtagaaacataatattatgttacgTGTAACAGATTCTAGTTTTTACTAGTCCGTGAACTCTAGCTTACCTCCAATGCAGTATTAAATCTTTTCCGCCAAATCCTATTTGTCACGTTGGACTCCAGATTACCTCCCAATGCAGTATTAAAACTTTTCCGCCAAATCCTATTTGTCACGTTGGACTCTGGCTTACCTCCAATGCAGTATTAAATCTTTTCCGCCAAATTCTATTTGTCACGTTGGACTCTAGCTTACATCTAATGCAGTATTAAATCTTTTCCGCCAAATTCTATTTGTCACGTTGGACTCTAGCTTACCTCCAATGCAGTATTAAATCTTTTCCGCCAAATCCTATTTGTCACGTTGGACTCTAGCTTACCTCCAATGCAGTATTAAACCTTTTCCGCCAAATCCTATTTGTCACGATGGACTCTAGCTTACCTCCAATGCAGTATTAAATCTTTTCCGCCAAATCCTATTTGTCACGTTGGACTCTAGCTTACCTCCAATGCAGTATTAAACCTATTGCGCCAAATCCGATTTGTTCATCACATAACCATTGAAGATGATCATCTTTGAATCCGATAAAACTTGGACTTCGACACAAGCAATTAttctataaaaatacaaataaatgtatataaaaaagctTAGAATTTGTCACGCTCAGTTATACGATGGAGTCTACCGATTGAGAAAGTAGTACAATATACCACCTGAGTCTTGTCAAGCATAAAACGTGAAAGGGTGCTTTATTGATCATTGATGAAACCATGGAGTTATCGTACTTTCAGTTAAGCTATTGTTTACCAATACAGGTAACACGTGTCTATTTTTGACCTAGCGTAAGGATTTGTGTATATAGTAACAGCTTGTTCGATAATCGAATGTGGCATTTGTAGATCAAGTTTGAAGTTAAGTTGTTTAGGCAATTACCGATCTAGACAATACATTATTACGTCATAgagctacagtacatgtagatctaggTGAGGACAGgacatacatgcatgctgtATGTAAAAGGTAAACCTGGGAATAAAGCTGTATATACTGTCAATCCCACCAACCATAGTTCATTACATAATTAAGGGACTGACAGCTGAAATGCGAAAACGTAAGAAATTTCACTAAAACGTAGACATGACAAAATATTGCAGTGTTTAGTAGGTTGAACTTGATAAACATGAAAACCGGCAAAAACtttgaatttaaaaattcaaatagaTGACAGAAgtcaaaattgaagaaaatctGTAACGTTATGTGTTTCTTAGCTATATAGGTATAGGGACAAAATACTGAATTACCAGTCTTGCTTTAGcaaatagtgttttttttttttttttaaaatactttagTTTTATCTTCTCTGTCAATTCCTGTACCAGTAATGCAATTTGAAACTATAgggtatatcatatatatatgaaaatatctAGGATAAAACTATAGggtatatcagatgaaaatatCTAGGATTAAACTATAGCGTGTATCAGATGAAAGTACCTAGGATGAAACTATAAGGTATATCTGACGGAAATACCTGGAAGGAAAATACCTTGAGActattttgtattttccttattttttcCAGAGAGAAAGGTTAAAATACTAGTGCTGTTTTTTAGTGCGAGTGTATGAAGTACACAAGAATTGATCGTTGATAATTGCCTGACAAATGTCTGGCTTTGTCAGCGTGATCCTAATGGCACCATGCCATGCCAGCTGTGCACGTGTAATTAGGCGGATGTCAATAATAGTGTCCAGTTGATACTGCCTTACTCTTaatgccgtacgtgggaaggtctgccaccaacgtGCGGATATTCgtgtgttttccccgggctctgcccggtttcttcccgccataatgctgtctgccatcgtataagtacggcgtataacaccaatcaaataaaaaaatcaatcaatccagGCATAGTTAGATGCACACGCAATCTAACGAAGCGTGGTGatttgtttaataatttcaCACACTCAAGTTTCAACCTGCCGATGGTGGTCTGTTTCCCCCGTattctgttcggtttcctcccaatataattctgaccgccgtcgtataagtgtaaatattcttgagtgcggtgtaaaacaaataacaaataaataaataaacacttcagTTTCCTCAACTCACGAACGTGACCGCCGTTGTAATCAGCAAAAAAATCCTTAAGCACACCAGGttaacatcagtgaaataaaatatatatggcCTTAGATATAGGTTTAACAGCTCTTCAACCGATTTAAGCCCTTCTCCTTAACCCACTATACAGCAGAATGCATGGATTATGGACTCCGACACCTACAGGCATTTTTCTACACAGTTCCGCACTGATTATATAACTTCTACTTAAGATCAGCAAGGGTATAACCCTCCCAGTGTTAATACATTAACTTTACAGTAGCTCTGGTTAGACCAAGCTGCCTGTTTAATCTTCAAATCGAGCATTTTGCCTTCTAAGCCACAACAATGCATGGACTGGAAAATATTAGCTTAATATATTGTTCATGACACAGGCAAATCGGCAAACATTCCTGTATAATCCGGATAAATCCCTCTATCCCTGCTTAAAATCGTTTATTTGGACTGTCGTGATTGGTTCCTGCGAAAACATACACACCGTTCCACTGGAATAAAGTGATATACACTTACTATACTAAAGTGAAGTGTACAGCCTACAGATTGGAACGCATTTCGACAAGGGAGCGAGGAATTTGTGAGCAGTTAGTTGGACGATCACTATTTCAACTTAACACCATATGCCAGTACCTGATTATTTTGTTATCAGGGATTTAGTTCTACTTTCAAACCGGTTGTGCTTTTGATGAGTTTCCGATCTCCTTTATAGCGTGAACTTTTTCATGACTTGGATGTTTGTTTGTTGCAACAGTTTCCCACATGTAATTTAGTGATTATCATTCGTTGATTTCAGTATGTTTTCACtggatacacatgtattatcacaGCCGCGAAAGTGTTTGGTCATGATAAGGGTTAATCAGCGACACCAGGTTACTAGAAAGGCGTGTTTTATCTCTTTCTGGGATTAACGGCGTTTCCCGTTACATTCGGAGACTGAGGCAGAATACGAGCGATGAAAATGAACAGTTTCTTGTCTCGAAGCTGTGATAACTTTGGGACTGTCCTGAAAACGGACGGGAACCTTGGTCTGTGGCGTTACCCTACCAGAGGTCAGTATTACGTGAACATCAACGTGTTGTCCTTGAGAGGAGCTGTCAGCCTGGATGATGAGAGCTGGAGAGATTTGATTGCGAACCCTAAAGAAAGCAGTGACAGTGTGTACGAACCCGTCACTCATATGAGCAGTCCACACTCCTATGTAAGGGAGTATGTCCCTGGTCTGCAACCGGAAATCTGGACTTACTCCTGCGAAGGCGTACATGGTCGGAGGGTAGAACAAATCCCCAGCAATGTTCACGATCAAGGTGCCCAGAGACGAGGAGCCTCTAAGCTTCTCCGTTCTTTGAAAAGATTCAAACACAAACTGATGACATCAAAGTCGAAAAAAGGTGTCGAACCTTATACAAATGATGAGTGCAGTGGCTCCTACCATGAAATTCAAATCTGTACATCTAGCACCACACGTCACAAAGACGACAAAATTCCCGAAATGGTCGATACCTGGGAGCAACGGAATGCCGGCACCAAACAGAGTTCCCAAAACCATCTCAGGAAAAGTGTAGAAACAGCATTTGTTCACCAGTCGAACAAGGTAAATTGGCTATCGTCAAGACCAGAGATGTTGTCCTCCCCAGAGCCACGTTTTCCGTCAGAATGTCACACCTATCCAGACATCATCAAATCGCACAGTGATCCAAGCAACCGCCGAGATGGACCAAGGAATGACAGCCATAGTATGCTGTGTGATAGTCACGCTGTCAGACAATCTGACAATCAAAACACCAGACGAGGTCGGAAATGTAACCTAAAGCGACAGACAGTTATACGCATACCGTCCAATGACAAACTCTTGCACGCCAAACCGGGCCTCCAAGAAATGCAGTCGTTCAGGCAAGAAGTTCATCAACATACGTCCTCGTCGAACAAAGCAGTCCGTTGTGTAAGCGATTCAGTAATGCCAAGGGACAGAGCTTCGTCGCACACAATCACCGATGCAACGTTGCAGTCAACGCCGTCTTCCAAAGATACTATAACGTCACCAAGAAATGAAGAGATTTCTGGGATGTATAGTGCATTGTTTCCAGAAGGTAGAGACATGTATCAATCGAGAAGATTAATGTCGCCGTCGAAAATAACAGCGTCGCAATCTATCAAGGAAATGTCTCAATCTAAACCACTGCCTATAACAAAAAGCACGTCATCTTCAACAAGAGTAATGTCTCCAAGAACGACAATGACTACAAATCCCACGTCTACCACCATGTCTCTGTCGAAAGAAACGATGTCGCCAAACTGCAGAAAAATAACCCAAACAACAAAAGCAGTGTCTCCAAATCGAAGAACACTACCTCCAACATGGGCAGTGTCTCCAACTAGAAGAACGCTATCTCCAACGAGGACAGTATCTCCTGCAACAGCAGTTTCCCCAACTAGGAGATCTACGTCTCCAAACAGGCGAGCATTGTCTCCATCGACAAGAACAGTATCGCCATCGAGAAGAATGTCACCTCCTCGAGTCATGTCTCCAACAATAACACCACTGTCTCCAACAAGAAGAACAATGTCTCCAAGCAGAGGAAGTATGTTTCAAATAAGAAACAAGTCTCCATCGAGAATAACAATGTCTCAAACGAGAAGAACAATTTCTCCAACCAGAACAATGTCTTCAACGAGAAGCACAATGTCTCCAACAAGAACAAGGTCTCCAACGAGAAGTGCCATGTCTCCAATGAAAAGCACAATGTCTCCAACAAGAAGAACAATGTCACCAACAAGAGCAGTGCCTGTTGAAAGAGTGCTATCCCCAAGAAGAAGAACGATGTCTCCAAAGACCACACTGTCATCACCGTACGGAGCAATCTCTTCGGGGAACCCCTTCCCAGTACATTCCAGCATGCGTTTGAAAAACGGGAATGACGGTCAGATAAACATAAATTTGAATTCGGTCGACCGAAACGTGTGTTCCAAGACAGAATCAGGCCATGTGCATCTTGGTAGCCGACAAATAAACACCAGTTCTTCAGTTGATAACCAAGAGTATGGGAAAAGTGTCAGTCGACCGTGTATATCCGAGGGGCTTCAGGACACCGAGTTTAACTCTGGCTCGCCTCTGCACCGGACTCCCATTGATGATCGCGCAACTTCAGTCCTTCCCAGCTATCATAAATCCATACTGAGAACAAAAACACTTCCTAAAACTTGGAGAATGGTCAACAATCTATATCCAGGTAAGACTATCGGAAGCTTGCAACAATCTATACCCAGGTTTAAACTACCGGAAACTTGCAGTAAAGCATATATCATTTACTGCTTTTGGTGTTCAACTGCGACTTTATAAATCAGCACCCAcgaataaaataacaaaaaaagaacaacgaAAAACGTCTTAACAATAACTTTATTGAACACAATGAAATTCCTGTTTTCTCCCTATGCATCAATAACTGAAAAACctgacaaaaattttaaaaaaaagcaaaagtaaATACGCATTTCAGACAGGTAGAACTAAGTGCCGTGTTAAACATGTTAATCagtgtcaaataaacaaaaaagtgatTAACTGGTCTAGATCATCATATTCTTCACCTGTGTTATTACATTTCAGGTCAAACATATCTATCAACCACTGAGGATCGCTGTGGGCATCACAGTGACAGACAACCATCTTCAGCATCTTCAAGTGTCCAGAACAGCCACCTGATCAACCATTCTCGGTCTTACAGTCATTTGGATGGCTATCAACCTGGTTCCGGTGACCTCCAATCGTCCATGATCAACTCCCAGTGGAATTCTCGTCATCCAAAGCCCAAGGTGTCCACTGGAGAGCCGAGCAGCACCGGTCGCAATGGGTACAGAGTTAGAGGGAAATCGTCCAGCAGCCACTCGTCCGGTCGACGTAGACACACAGATCAGCTGTCCCAAGAAGACCGGTCTGTGCACGAGCAAATGAGCAGGTCTTACGGCATTCACCACACAAACCAAGACGAACCCAATCCGCAGCTGAACCACCAACATAGACTTAGTCTGTCCGCCATGTCGGCTGACAGCCAGGAAATCCTGATTTAGGCACTTCTCACCTGATTGGCTAGCAGCGGTGATAGCAAATAGCAGGTTAAATCTTATGTGGGACTTGTAAGCCATACTACCATTTTTTGTATTGTGCCATCGGTTCCACTTAGCCAAAGTTTTATATCTGCAACTATCGCGAGGGATTACACCACGTAAATATCATTTTCTGTCATATCAAGGATCTTTGTTCCACACCGTGGTGAATTAGCTGAGCTTAACATTTCCTTTAAACTGGACCAGCAGCACATGGATCATTACTAACATCGCTAAATTAGTCACCGTTACTGACAAACAATATACTGTCATGTACATAAGCATTTTGTTCGTTGAAATGACATTCAATGTGAATAACTAACTGCATTCGCTTGCTGTGGCAGTTTCGGTGGGTCCCACCCCCCTTCCCCCAATCGTACTCAAAGGGCTTGTTTGCTCGGGTAAAATATGTAGGTTGACCATTCAAATTAATTAAAGCCAAGACAGACATGGTGATCGCTGATCTTTAGCTCACAGAACATAATACCAACAAACTGTACAATGTGCGTAGAAAGAGGATGCACTGATCAAATTGGTAAATTTGTATGGTTCTGTAAAACTGACGCCAAAAAAATAAGCTTTGATTTACTTACGTGTAGACTTGTCTGTACATTAAAGCAAATATGCCTAATTGCTGATGTGATGCTGGTAATATTTCATCGACATTATAGTGGGCCAGGTACACTAATATACTTTCAAATCAATCATTAATCTGATTCTGTTTTCTCAGGATTGgcatttcaattatacaatttTACGTTTATAATCTTAAGCCCCGCCCAAACTATCCAACATCGTTCAAATTTTGTTGACTCAAGTTGAATCCTGTTTAGGTATGTTGAGTGTtccgtccacactacaaatcagataggtcagcattgtccaacactgttgtcgtgtGTTAAACTGTACTTTTTTTACCCAACTTTCGATATattggagggaaatttccatctttctctccaatgcattAGACACAATGAGGAACAGCCTGAAAAATAGTGTCGTGTGTTCATCGGCTACGCTTATTGCCATGGCCATACTCCCATATCAAAAAAACGGTCACATGGTGAGATCAGTTTCTCTCTTTAACCCTTGGCGCCGCCATTCTGACCAGGTCACGTGCATTAAGACGATCACGTTTTTTCTACAcgcccgctgattggctactttctCTCAATTTGACTCAACTTGtggacaaaaaatacacatgcacattttcgAATCAACAaagttggatggtgttgagtgttgttgggCCGAGTTAAAGAACCCGTTCAAAACTACTCAACATGGCTCAAGTCGTTGCCTCAACTTCAAGCTGACTCTTgtatcaacaaaagttgagtgtgGTTgggtagtctggacggggctttacaaaacacaacaatgttcatgtaaacatatatttatataatctACGTTTCTCAAAGAAAATACTGAATATTACTTTCATATCGCTTAAATGAGTATGCTATGTTTGGACCAGTTACAATTTGTTAATGAAAATGCTAATGACAAATTACCaatttatattattatgttttaattcataaagtttaaaaacttCCATACATAACATTTTTTGTACAAGAGAGATTCTCAGATTTGGTTTCATTAACAAACTGAACAACAAGGTTACGCCAACAGTGTACTGAAAACACACATGGCCTGCTGGTGAATCAGGATTCCTTATTAAGTACAGTAAACTACAGAAAGTTTCTACCACTACTATAAACTTGCTATAAAGTGTCAGCACCAAATGACATTTAGTTGTCTGTATAAAAAATCACTTTCTTGCAGCAAAATTTGAAGTGATTTAGTTTTCTACATCTATCTTGTCTTTCACTGTCAACTGTCTcttaatttcaaacaaaattacTCCTGTGGCCACGCTATTGTTTAGACTCTCCACATTCATTGCCATGGGAACAACCACTGCTTGGCCGTAATTATCGAAAACAGCTTTCTTAGCCTGAGGTGAGGGTCCCTCTGACTCGTTACTGACAACCAACACTGACGACGTCCTGCTGAAATCCACCTGGTGGTAAACGTTTGATGGTAGTTGTAGTCTTTTGAACAATGCTAGAGTGTGTCTGTCTCTGTACAGTGTTTTCTCATTGTTCGATCCTGAATCCATGTCAAAGTCCTCAGAGGCTTGCAGGGTGCCTTGGTCTAAAGCTCCTTTTGATGTGCTCTGCTCCAGTAGCTTCCTTAAGTCCTCTACCCGGAGTCTGCTCCTGTAATCCTTTGACTGGCGTACTTTACCCACATCTGCCAAGCACACCATCGACTCGGCAGGGAAGTAGCTTACCACAGTCTCCCACTCTAGATTGTTAATTATGGGCACCCGGAAATGACATCCTGCTCCTGAGCGCAGCACTTTTGGCTCCCAGATATCCACACAGcctacaaaacaaacaacatttaagCACATAAAGGGTAACCTCAGCAAAGCAGTCATACCAACAATACCAGCAATGAGATAGATGACAGGCAGTAGGAGAGATCAAACTTGTTTCATTCATATTTGTGTTCtctcttttaaaaatattcaagttcacaagaaaattaacctggttaattaattattcacttacatgtatatctaatattgtttatatttatttgatgtaatTTTCTAGTCACTTTATTCCTTGTACGTTCAAACAtgcaattttttgaaataaaatctaaCCCTTGTATTCACTTGTCATGTACTTTGCTGAAAACCTAGAGGTGTATTTCACATTGGAGgctattaaaatgaaaaaaacaaaacctaagAAATGAAGCAAGGCTAGTTGATAGCTGatcatttatttcttacattttttaaatacagtcaattctatggtgggctatATGAACCATATAACCTTGTGGGTATTCTGACCTCACAAGAAGTTTTCCCATTACAATTTTTCATTCTGGAATAATTCTCAAAAAAAGGTGaatgtaaagaaaagaaaaaggtgatgtgacatcttAGTGCCTTACCCCTGATAGTCCATAGTTCACCTTAAAATTCCAACACTTGACAAGAGTTTATTCAGTTAGAAAAAAATCAGCATATTTTTACAGACCATTTTCAATGGCCTTTTTTCTCATGCTGACTTTTCTATGCAACTTTTCCTTTAAATGGTTCTCCCGTAAgggggaaggcctgtcagcggatggttgtgggcttcttcaggctcagcccggtttcctcccaccataatgctggccgccgtcatataagtgaaatattcttgagtacagcgtaaaacaccaatcaaataaataaataaatcaattaaatggTTCTCCCCGATACCTTTTTTGATACAGATGTTCATAATTGTTGCACCACTAATAGCAACAACACCCATGTCTGCTGTCAATACCTTTTGTACAGAGGATTCGCTCACAACCCACGGCGGCTCCCACCCGAATGATGGTCCCCAGATTCCCTGGATCCCTGATGTTATCACACACCAGTGTCACCGGAATAACATCTGTCCTCTCCATGCTTATCTCCCCTTGATTAGGAATTTGAAATATACCTGTGAAATATGTAAGACTGTTTATACTGGTCTTGATGGGGCAAAGTTTTTAGGGACATTAACTATTCAAAAACAACACAGAGCATGTCTTCACAAAACCCCACTTGTAGATGAGAAAACATTCCCTAAAGTTTGTAttgaatgttgttgtttttacttatttggttCATGCATAAAAACATACAGAATCATTTTTGACTGGCCTGTGTGAGAGATAAGCAAGTAAAGCATATGGCAAGCCTAAACTGAATTTTTGTAGCTATAGATGATTCATTCACGTGTGATCTAGGTTGCAGTgcttaacccaggaaaccccatctccactgtcaaccaatcagcctTGATTCTGAACATAAGGTTAACCTGGGTGCCCCGAGGTTAAACTATCAACCtttggcaggttgctgacgaACTTCGCAATGGGTGACAAATAAAAAACGCACACCATATTGAGGAAAGACAAAGGGGTTTCAACAGacgttagactgcacaaatgggCACAGGAATGCTGTGAAACCCTTCTTGTTAACAAATTCCCGAAAGTCCTGGACGAATTGCACATCCAAGTCATTCttcttgttaaatttatttatttatttgattggtgttttaggccgtactcatgaatatttcacttatacgacagcagccagcattatgctgggtggaaaccaggcagagcccaggagaaatccgcaaccatccgcaagttgctggcagatctttccacatacaaccggagaggaagctagcatgagctggacttgaaatcacagcaaccagattggtgagagactcctgg
Proteins encoded in this region:
- the LOC135476945 gene encoding transcription initiation factor TFIID subunit 1-like, which gives rise to MKMNSFLSRSCDNFGTVLKTDGNLGLWRYPTRGQYYVNINVLSLRGAVSLDDESWRDLIANPKESSDSVYEPVTHMSSPHSYVREYVPGLQPEIWTYSCEGVHGRRVEQIPSNVHDQGAQRRGASKLLRSLKRFKHKLMTSKSKKGVEPYTNDECSGSYHEIQICTSSTTRHKDDKIPEMVDTWEQRNAGTKQSSQNHLRKSVETAFVHQSNKVNWLSSRPEMLSSPEPRFPSECHTYPDIIKSHSDPSNRRDGPRNDSHSMLCDSHAVRQSDNQNTRRGRKCNLKRQTVIRIPSNDKLLHAKPGLQEMQSFRQEVHQHTSSSNKAVRCEIYVSKQASIVSIDKNSIAIEKNVTSSSHVSNNNTTVSNKKNNVSKQRKYVSNKKQVSIENNNVSNEKNNFSNQNNVFNEKHNVSNKNKVSNEKCHVSNEKHNVSNKKNNVTNKSSAC
- the LOC135476163 gene encoding rRNA methyltransferase 3, mitochondrial-like isoform X2; this encodes MMCAKSRKHREKKKEMLLEGSRLIKDAVEAGSVLKMLFFSRVEALEDLPMDTLKVPIYKVQHHSLKLWSDLVTPPGVMGIFQIPNQGEISMERTDVIPVTLVCDNIRDPGNLGTIIRVGAAVGCERILCTKGCVDIWEPKVLRSGAGCHFRVPIINNLEWETVVSYFPAESMVCLADVGKVRQSKDYRSRLRVEDLRKLLEQSTSKGALDQGTLQASEDFDMDSGSNNEKTLYRDRHTLALFKRLQLPSNVYHQVDFSRTSSVLVVSNESEGPSPQAKKAVFDNYGQAVVVPMAMNVESLNNSVATGVILFEIKRQLTVKDKIDVEN
- the LOC135476163 gene encoding rRNA methyltransferase 3, mitochondrial-like isoform X1 encodes the protein MRERRSGLRRNMLQVLTPDEEERKLAKSRAKSKSAKVSQSHMGYNNNTSAVKVQNQPVNQKLQSPASSKGERLQSVQKRLENGTVFEYKALREKDDSRFGPVMMCAKSRKHREKKKEMLLEGSRLIKDAVEAGSVLKMLFFSRVEALEDLPMDTLKVPIYKVQHHSLKLWSDLVTPPGVMGIFQIPNQGEISMERTDVIPVTLVCDNIRDPGNLGTIIRVGAAVGCERILCTKGCVDIWEPKVLRSGAGCHFRVPIINNLEWETVVSYFPAESMVCLADVGKVRQSKDYRSRLRVEDLRKLLEQSTSKGALDQGTLQASEDFDMDSGSNNEKTLYRDRHTLALFKRLQLPSNVYHQVDFSRTSSVLVVSNESEGPSPQAKKAVFDNYGQAVVVPMAMNVESLNNSVATGVILFEIKRQLTVKDKIDVEN